A region of Deltaproteobacteria bacterium IMCC39524 DNA encodes the following proteins:
- a CDS encoding response regulator, giving the protein MGFFIDEFVGVFMETRPIAVVVDDSKPFLMYLSLLLNRMNLEVLPVNNTAEAIEISRVTRPSLITMDMMMPDMDGLEALHVIRGDSELADLPVIMISSYQNKNKQWEALSLGCIDVLDKPVDLRRLHKAIQRCDLYSGGRRRYLRAPFAETVGLHHQGNLYAVSSVTLSERGIFLCMREQFAKGSHVEIDLPLPSGETMQVGGTVIYGKTQNGGGPVASQGMAIKFDRLTVATLQVVSELVANLLIGDIIAEQTEPIIEPV; this is encoded by the coding sequence ATGGGTTTTTTTATTGATGAATTTGTTGGGGTTTTCATGGAAACACGACCGATAGCCGTTGTCGTTGATGACAGCAAACCATTCCTTATGTACCTTTCCCTTCTGCTTAACCGCATGAATCTCGAGGTCCTGCCGGTTAACAATACTGCTGAAGCCATTGAAATTTCGCGGGTGACCCGTCCCAGCCTGATTACAATGGATATGATGATGCCTGATATGGATGGCCTTGAGGCCTTGCATGTCATTCGTGGTGATAGCGAACTGGCAGACCTTCCAGTCATCATGATTTCCAGTTACCAGAATAAGAACAAGCAGTGGGAGGCTTTAAGTCTCGGCTGTATTGATGTGCTGGACAAACCGGTGGATCTGCGGCGACTGCACAAGGCCATCCAGCGCTGTGATCTGTATTCTGGAGGCCGTCGTCGCTATCTGCGCGCGCCATTTGCAGAGACAGTCGGTTTGCATCATCAGGGCAATCTTTACGCCGTTTCTAGTGTTACACTTTCGGAGCGCGGTATCTTTCTGTGCATGCGAGAGCAATTTGCGAAGGGTTCCCATGTCGAGATTGATCTGCCGTTGCCTTCCGGTGAAACAATGCAGGTCGGTGGCACGGTGATCTATGGCAAAACTCAAAATGGTGGCGGACCTGTGGCGTCTCAGGGAATGGCTATCAAGTTTGATCGCTTGACAGTAGCGACCCTTCAAGTCGTGTCGGAACTTGTCGCTAATCTGTTGATTGGTGATATCATCGCGGAACAGACGGAACCGATTATCGAGCCTGTCTGA
- a CDS encoding DASS family sodium-coupled anion symporter, giving the protein MASSVWNRLWDMHDETKGLVLFRPLQWLQKNKKDSLQLKESQIEHDVDLADEMDEAPAEHANRVKSGPGGVEEGEPREYTQRQLIGLFLGPILFLLMILSPAPAGMAPAAQKMAAVALLMATWWMCESIPIPATSLLPIALFPLLGIMHTKAATAPYASHLIFLFMGGFIIALSMQRWNLHRRIAMNIVKAVGFSPGRLIFGFMAATAVLSAFVSNTATTVMMMPIGLAIITHVVDEGKKEGLDKTIDFSPEKFAFGLNLMLGIAYSASIGGMATLIGTPPNTVLAGYLQKTYGYEITFAAWMKVGVPLVLLLLPICWIWLTKIANPMKLKKVPGGRDLIHKELREMGPMNAGERWTSLVFALTALGWIFRKQLGFMFSDPTLITDATIAMTGAILLFLIPISLKRNKFVMDWHWATKMPWGVLILFGGGLAMAAGFKQTKLADWIGSQVGLLDQAPVLVLIIAVATLIIFLTELTSNTATSAMVMPILAAVAIGLGQNPLLLVVPAAIAASCAFMLPVATPPNAIVFGSGYVTIPQMAKSGFGLNIIGIVVTVVVTYLLVLPMFGVVINELPVWAQNIPK; this is encoded by the coding sequence ATGGCCAGTTCAGTTTGGAATCGTCTTTGGGACATGCATGATGAAACGAAGGGCCTGGTACTTTTCAGGCCTTTACAATGGCTTCAGAAGAACAAGAAGGACTCGCTCCAACTCAAGGAATCGCAGATTGAGCACGATGTTGATCTTGCTGATGAAATGGATGAAGCGCCGGCTGAACACGCCAACCGGGTTAAGTCAGGTCCTGGTGGTGTCGAAGAAGGTGAGCCGCGTGAGTACACACAGCGTCAGCTTATAGGGCTTTTTCTAGGGCCAATCCTGTTTCTTCTCATGATTTTATCTCCTGCTCCAGCAGGGATGGCGCCTGCAGCACAGAAAATGGCGGCCGTTGCTTTGTTGATGGCAACCTGGTGGATGTGCGAATCCATTCCGATCCCGGCGACCAGTCTCTTGCCGATCGCGCTTTTCCCGCTGCTGGGAATCATGCATACCAAAGCGGCGACGGCTCCTTATGCCAGTCACCTGATCTTTCTCTTTATGGGCGGATTTATTATTGCTCTTTCCATGCAGCGCTGGAATCTGCACAGGCGCATTGCCATGAATATTGTCAAGGCTGTTGGATTCTCTCCTGGCCGCCTGATCTTCGGTTTCATGGCTGCGACTGCGGTCTTGTCTGCGTTCGTTTCCAATACGGCGACGACGGTTATGATGATGCCGATCGGATTGGCTATCATCACCCACGTTGTTGATGAGGGTAAAAAAGAAGGCCTTGATAAAACCATCGATTTTTCACCTGAAAAATTTGCCTTTGGTCTGAACCTGATGCTGGGTATTGCTTATTCTGCTTCGATCGGTGGTATGGCCACTTTGATCGGTACCCCACCTAACACGGTCCTGGCCGGCTACCTGCAGAAAACCTACGGTTATGAAATCACTTTTGCGGCCTGGATGAAAGTTGGCGTGCCTCTGGTTCTTCTCCTGCTGCCGATCTGCTGGATCTGGCTGACCAAGATTGCCAACCCCATGAAGCTGAAAAAAGTTCCGGGCGGCCGCGACCTGATCCACAAAGAGTTGCGCGAGATGGGACCTATGAATGCCGGCGAGCGCTGGACCTCCCTGGTCTTTGCTTTGACTGCGCTGGGCTGGATCTTTCGTAAGCAGCTCGGTTTTATGTTCAGCGACCCGACTTTGATCACTGATGCAACGATTGCCATGACCGGCGCTATCCTGCTCTTCCTGATTCCAATCAGTCTGAAGCGCAACAAGTTCGTGATGGATTGGCATTGGGCGACCAAGATGCCCTGGGGCGTCTTGATCCTCTTTGGTGGCGGTCTGGCGATGGCCGCTGGCTTCAAACAGACCAAGTTGGCCGACTGGATCGGTAGCCAGGTTGGTCTACTCGATCAGGCTCCTGTTCTGGTGCTTATCATTGCTGTTGCTACTTTGATCATCTTCCTCACAGAATTGACATCAAATACGGCAACCTCGGCGATGGTTATGCCGATTCTGGCTGCCGTTGCCATCGGCCTTGGGCAAAACCCGCTGTTGCTGGTTGTTCCTGCTGCCATTGCGGCTTCCTGTGCTTTCATGCTGCCGGTGGCGACACCTCCCAATGCAATTGTTTTTGGCTCCGGCTATGTCACTATCCCGCAGATGGCCAAAAGTGGTTTTGGTCTGAATATCATCGGTATCGTGGTGACTGTAGTTGTGACCTACTTGCTGGTGCTTCCGATGTTTGGTGTCGTAATTAACGAATTGCCGGTCTGGGCACAAAACATTCCAAAGTAA
- a CDS encoding sigma-54 dependent transcriptional regulator: MERILIVDDEAFIRENLERILGEDGYHPYSTDNGDDAVKEVGEADVDLVFLDLNLGAESGLEVLRAMREVDPEVLVIIITGYGTVESAVEALKMGAYDYIKKPFKADAIRLIVKLALETQNLRREVRQLRRGSQSREASGDNLMVGSSEQLTQVYRQIREVAKHETSTVLITGESGTGKELVARAIHQLSPRKSKPFVEINCGSLPFNLLETELFGHERGAFTDAKTRKIGLFEEANGGTIFLDEIGEMDMNLQVKLLRVLEDRKIRRLGGNRNIDIDVRVVAATNLEIKEAIEQKGFREDLYYRLNVFPIHVAPLRQRREDIPPLLEFFLKHFSKEFHKNVNEISRAALDLLMRYHWPGNVRELRNVMERVCIMHNQETITPECLPREIWGEKPQDEASFDYRIPPEGILFEEIVGRLERDLIAQAVGITGGNIAKTARLLNLPRGTLRYKMEKYELGEAS; the protein is encoded by the coding sequence ATGGAACGTATTCTGATTGTTGATGATGAGGCTTTTATTCGCGAGAACCTGGAAAGGATTCTCGGGGAGGACGGCTATCATCCATATTCTACTGACAATGGTGATGACGCAGTCAAGGAAGTCGGTGAGGCTGATGTCGACCTGGTTTTTCTGGATCTCAATCTTGGCGCAGAAAGTGGTCTGGAAGTCTTGCGCGCTATGCGCGAGGTTGATCCCGAGGTTCTGGTGATCATTATTACCGGCTACGGGACCGTCGAAAGCGCCGTTGAGGCTTTGAAGATGGGGGCCTACGACTACATCAAGAAGCCATTTAAGGCTGATGCCATTCGACTGATCGTCAAGTTGGCCCTGGAGACCCAGAACCTGCGTCGGGAAGTTCGTCAGTTGAGACGCGGAAGCCAGTCTCGTGAAGCTTCTGGTGATAACCTTATGGTTGGCTCAAGTGAACAACTGACACAGGTGTACCGTCAGATTCGCGAGGTCGCCAAGCATGAAACGTCGACTGTCCTGATTACCGGTGAATCCGGAACCGGCAAGGAGTTGGTCGCAAGAGCTATTCATCAGTTGTCCCCCCGAAAGTCGAAACCCTTTGTTGAGATCAACTGTGGTTCGCTTCCTTTCAACCTGCTGGAAACAGAACTGTTCGGACATGAACGGGGAGCTTTTACCGATGCCAAGACCCGCAAGATTGGTCTTTTCGAAGAGGCCAACGGCGGTACGATCTTCCTTGATGAAATCGGTGAAATGGATATGAACCTTCAGGTTAAGCTGCTCAGGGTTCTTGAAGACCGCAAGATCAGGCGTCTGGGCGGCAACCGCAATATAGATATCGATGTCCGGGTTGTCGCAGCAACCAACCTTGAAATCAAGGAGGCTATCGAACAGAAGGGGTTTCGGGAGGACCTTTATTATCGGCTCAATGTCTTTCCCATTCATGTTGCCCCCTTGCGGCAGCGGCGCGAAGACATTCCCCCTTTGTTGGAATTTTTCCTCAAACATTTCAGCAAGGAGTTTCACAAGAACGTTAATGAAATATCGCGTGCTGCTCTTGACCTGCTGATGCGCTATCACTGGCCTGGTAATGTTCGTGAGTTGCGTAACGTCATGGAGCGAGTCTGTATCATGCACAATCAGGAGACGATCACCCCGGAATGCCTGCCCCGAGAGATTTGGGGAGAAAAACCTCAGGACGAAGCCTCTTTTGACTATAGGATTCCGCCGGAAGGAATCTTGTTCGAGGAGATTGTCGGCCGGCTGGAAAGGGATCTGATTGCTCAAGCCGTCGGTATCACCGGTGGTAATATCGCAAAGACCGCACGTTTGCTCAATTTGCCTCGTGGGACCCTGCGTTACAAGATGGAAAAATATGAATTGGGTGAAGCGAGCTGA